The Winogradskyella schleiferi genome has a window encoding:
- a CDS encoding DUF983 domain-containing protein codes for MIRKGMKLYSILFGVCPKCHQESMYVNKNPYVLSKVIKMHDTCSHCKTKYQIEPSFFYGSMYVSYGVGIAFAVAAFIISYNILESSLIVAFVAIIATLIGFMPVIMRLSRNIWINLFMSYDKELARKGAVKQS; via the coding sequence ATGATTAGAAAAGGAATGAAATTGTACAGTATTCTGTTTGGTGTTTGTCCAAAATGCCACCAGGAATCGATGTATGTGAATAAAAACCCTTATGTGCTTTCCAAAGTTATCAAAATGCACGACACATGTTCTCACTGCAAAACGAAATATCAAATAGAACCTTCTTTTTTCTATGGTTCTATGTACGTGAGTTATGGTGTTGGTATTGCTTTTGCAGTAGCTGCTTTTATCATTAGTTATAATATATTGGAATCTTCTTTAATTGTTGCTTTTGTTGCTATCATTGCTACCTTGATTGGGTTTATGCCTGTAATAATGCGGTTGTCCCGTAATATTTGGATTAATCTTTTTATGAGTTATGATAAAGAACTTGCTCGCAAGGGCGCAGTGAAACAAAGTTAA
- a CDS encoding NAD(P)/FAD-dependent oxidoreductase gives MKQVDYIIVGCGLASISFCEELRAKNKTFVVFDNNSQKSSIVAAGLYNPVILKRFSEVWKAKEQLEIALPVYAKIENELNIKIDHKLRILRRFTSIQEQNKWFTSSDKPNLEPFLSTQLVKNTNSAIDAPYGFGEVLHAGRIDTETLISNYKTFLKEIDCFEERSFEYGEIQFQTESIQYENIKAKQIIFAEGFGVKQNPYFNDIPLTGSKGEILTIKAPNLKIDYAIKSSVFVIPLGSDLYNVGATYDNVDKSNQPTDNAKEELLSKVKSFIKCDFEVVNHVAGIRPTVKDRRPLIGRHPKQKNVYVLNGLGTRGVMIAPYVAKKLYNFIENNEALGSEIDVNRFFLSRI, from the coding sequence ATGAAACAAGTAGATTACATTATTGTAGGTTGTGGATTGGCAAGTATTTCATTTTGTGAGGAATTGCGTGCGAAGAACAAAACATTTGTGGTATTCGATAACAATTCACAGAAATCGTCAATTGTTGCGGCAGGACTTTACAATCCTGTCATTCTAAAACGTTTCTCAGAAGTTTGGAAAGCCAAAGAACAACTCGAAATAGCACTTCCCGTTTATGCTAAAATTGAAAACGAATTAAACATTAAAATCGACCATAAACTTCGAATTTTAAGACGCTTTACTTCCATTCAAGAGCAAAATAAATGGTTTACGTCATCAGACAAACCAAATCTTGAACCCTTTCTTTCAACACAATTAGTTAAAAACACGAATTCAGCAATTGATGCACCTTATGGCTTTGGAGAGGTATTGCATGCAGGTCGTATAGATACTGAAACTTTAATTTCAAATTATAAAACTTTTTTAAAGGAAATTGATTGTTTTGAAGAACGAAGTTTTGAGTACGGCGAGATTCAATTTCAAACAGAATCAATTCAGTATGAAAATATAAAAGCCAAGCAGATTATTTTTGCCGAGGGCTTTGGTGTCAAACAAAATCCGTATTTTAATGATATTCCACTTACAGGCTCTAAAGGCGAAATATTAACTATTAAAGCACCAAATTTAAAAATTGATTACGCCATAAAATCTTCAGTATTTGTTATTCCACTTGGAAGCGATTTGTATAATGTAGGCGCGACTTACGATAACGTGGATAAATCCAATCAACCTACAGACAACGCGAAGGAAGAATTACTTTCAAAAGTAAAATCGTTCATAAAATGTGATTTCGAAGTCGTTAATCATGTCGCAGGAATAAGACCAACGGTAAAAGATAGACGACCTTTAATTGGCCGACATCCAAAACAGAAAAATGTATATGTTTTAAATGGTTTGGGCACACGAGGTGTTATGATTGCACCTTATGTCGCTAAGAAACTCTACAATTTTATAGAAAATAATGAAGCTTTAGGTTCTGAAATTGATGTAAATAGGTTTTTTTTATCTAGAATCTAG
- a CDS encoding ABC-F family ATP-binding cassette domain-containing protein: protein MLNIHNLSISFQGEYLFEEITFKLGLGDRIGLIGKNGAGKSTMLRILSKEQEADTGQIAADKDLKIGFLKQDIDFDFGKTVLEESYEAFKDIKDCEAKLEHINTQLAERTDYESEAYHQLMVDLNDVQHQYEILGGYNYQGETEKILQGLGFKREDFDKLTDTFSGGWRMRIELAKLLLQNNDLLLLDEPTNHLDIESIIWLENFLKSYSGAVVIVSHDKMFLDNVTNRTIEISLGRIYDYNKPYTQFLALRKEMKVQQLAAQKNQEKKIEQTEKLIEKFRAKASKATMAQSLIKKLDKIDRIEVDEDDNSVMNLNFPVSVTPGKVVIELENVSKSYGDLQVLHDVNLSVPRDIKTAFVGQNGQGKSTLAKIIVGEIKHEGKLNLGHNVQIGYFAQNQAEYLDGSKTVLDTMIDAANETNRSKVRDILGSFLFRGEEVEKYVRVLSGGERNRLALAKLLLQPLNVLIMDEPTNHLDIKSKNVLKEALKKFEGTLILVSHDRDFLQGLTDTVYEFKDQNIKEYLGDIDFFLEQRNIENLREAEKRTIVAEKPKESNKQSYEDQKKLKSLNNKLSNIESKINQLEKDIKSDDVKLATDYDKTASDPKFFDGYQKKKKSLGKLMEDWEDVQGQLDSINN from the coding sequence ATGCTTAATATACATAATCTTTCTATTTCGTTTCAAGGAGAATATCTGTTTGAGGAAATTACCTTTAAACTAGGTCTTGGTGACAGAATCGGTTTAATTGGCAAAAATGGCGCTGGGAAATCCACGATGCTTCGAATTTTGTCGAAAGAACAAGAAGCAGATACTGGGCAAATTGCGGCAGACAAAGATTTAAAAATTGGGTTTTTAAAACAGGATATCGATTTCGATTTTGGTAAAACAGTTTTAGAGGAATCCTACGAAGCGTTTAAGGACATTAAAGATTGTGAAGCCAAACTAGAACATATAAACACACAATTAGCAGAACGGACGGATTACGAAAGTGAAGCGTACCATCAGTTAATGGTTGATTTGAATGATGTGCAGCATCAATACGAAATCTTAGGAGGTTACAATTATCAAGGCGAAACCGAGAAAATCCTTCAAGGTCTAGGATTTAAACGTGAGGATTTTGATAAATTGACCGATACGTTTTCTGGTGGTTGGAGAATGCGTATAGAATTAGCAAAACTCCTACTTCAGAATAACGATTTATTACTTTTGGATGAGCCAACGAACCACTTGGATATTGAATCTATTATTTGGTTAGAAAATTTCTTGAAAAGCTACAGTGGCGCCGTAGTCATTGTATCGCACGATAAGATGTTTTTGGACAACGTCACTAACCGAACTATTGAAATTTCATTAGGAAGGATTTATGATTACAACAAGCCTTACACTCAGTTTTTAGCCTTGCGAAAGGAAATGAAAGTGCAACAACTGGCCGCTCAAAAAAATCAGGAGAAGAAGATTGAACAAACTGAAAAACTTATAGAAAAGTTTAGGGCCAAAGCTTCTAAGGCAACAATGGCACAATCGCTAATTAAAAAATTAGATAAGATTGACAGAATTGAAGTTGATGAAGATGATAATAGCGTGATGAATCTTAATTTTCCCGTTTCTGTTACTCCAGGTAAAGTGGTTATTGAACTTGAGAATGTCTCTAAATCTTATGGTGACCTACAAGTATTGCACGACGTGAATTTATCTGTTCCAAGAGATATAAAAACGGCTTTTGTTGGTCAGAATGGACAAGGAAAATCAACATTGGCTAAAATTATCGTTGGTGAAATCAAACACGAAGGGAAATTAAATTTAGGACACAATGTTCAAATAGGATATTTTGCACAAAACCAAGCCGAATATTTAGACGGAAGCAAAACCGTTTTGGACACAATGATCGATGCGGCTAATGAAACTAATAGAAGTAAGGTCCGAGATATATTAGGTTCATTTTTGTTTAGAGGCGAAGAGGTTGAAAAGTATGTTAGAGTATTATCTGGTGGCGAGCGTAACCGTTTGGCTTTGGCGAAATTATTACTACAACCCTTAAATGTGCTTATTATGGATGAGCCTACAAACCATTTGGATATCAAGTCTAAAAATGTGCTAAAAGAGGCGTTGAAAAAGTTTGAAGGTACCTTGATTTTGGTTTCTCACGATAGGGATTTTCTTCAAGGATTAACCGATACGGTTTACGAATTTAAAGACCAGAATATCAAAGAATATTTGGGTGATATCGATTTTTTCCTAGAGCAACGAAATATCGAAAACCTAAGGGAAGCAGAAAAACGAACGATTGTAGCGGAAAAGCCGAAAGAAAGCAATAAGCAGAGCTATGAAGACCAGAAAAAGTTGAAATCATTAAACAACAAATTGAGTAATATCGAATCCAAAATTAATCAACTTGAAAAAGACATTAAGTCAGATGATGTAAAGTTGGCAACCGATTATGATAAAACAGCTTCCGATCCTAAATTTTTTGATGGCTATCAGAAAAAGAAAAAATCTTTAGGAAAACTCATGGAAGACTGGGAAGATGTTCAAGGGCAATTAGATTCGATTAACAATTAA